The Papio anubis isolate 15944 chromosome 1, Panubis1.0, whole genome shotgun sequence genome window below encodes:
- the LOC101000780 gene encoding uncharacterized protein LOC101000780 isoform X1, whose amino-acid sequence MGIREFPSGAPRGKSIAVGMRRSPDVSPRRLSDISPQLRQLKYLVVDEAIKEDLKWSRSVEDLTSGPVGLTSIEERILRITGYYGYQPWAASCKSKTPSGHFPCPPVRLVTIVTAASGSVCSEASSHPLPPCLLIQTQVCNFEEEAWRRSSPGPLRLSDAFSYTPSSPTHRISLYPYHSTSKCWGHSFVADRGKQIRNSEYPGQCSFPADQKVSQGPGSGLTRLSWRY is encoded by the coding sequence TGGCATGAGGCGGTCACCGGACGTCAGCCCCCGGAGACTGTCCGACATCAGCCCCCAGCTCCGGCAGCTCAAGTACTTGGTGGTGGACGAGGCGATTAAGGAGGATCTGAAATGGTCGCGCTCCGTGGAAGATCTCACCAGCGGGCCCGTGGGGCTCACGTCCATCGAGGAGCGGATCCTGCGCATCACTGGCTACTATGGCTACCAGCCCTGGGCAGCGAGCTGCAAAAGTAAGACCCCCTCCGGTCATTTTCCTTGTCCGCCGGTCCGTCTCGTTACCATTGTGACAGCAGCCTCGGGGAGCGTATGCAGCGAGGCGTCCAGCCACCCCCTCCCGCCCTGCCTGCTGATACAGACCCAGGTTTGCAACTTTGAGGAAGAGGCCTGGAGACGGAGTTCTCCTGGACCTCTGAGGCTTTCTGATGCGTTCTCTTACACTCCTTCTTCTCCCACACACAGGATCTCTCTGTATCCTTATCACTCCACCTCCAAATGTTGGGGACACTCTTTTGTGGCAGACCGTGGGAAACAAATCAGAAACTCAGAGTATCCCGGACAGTGTAGCTTCCCCGCGGATCAGAAAGTCTCACAGGGTCCTGGGTCAGGTCTCACCAGGCTCAGCTGGAGATACTGA